From Medicago truncatula cultivar Jemalong A17 chromosome 7, MtrunA17r5.0-ANR, whole genome shotgun sequence, a single genomic window includes:
- the LOC120575765 gene encoding protein NRT1/ PTR FAMILY 5.3, with product MEVVEEKGPANGKEDYTQDGTVDLKGRPVLRSKTGRWKACSFIVGYEVFERMAYYGIASNLVIYLTDKLHEGTVESANNVSNWKGLVWMMPLVGAYIADAYFGRYWTFVIASCIYLLGMCLLTLAVSVTSLRPPECAQGVADQNCPRASPLQRGIFFLALYIIAVGTGGTKPNISTMGADQFDEFEPKESTYKLSFFNWWYFSIFLGTLFSNTFVIYIQDRVGWAVGYGLPTIGLAVSVLVFLVGTPLYRHKLPSGSPMTRMLQVFVAAMRKWMTRVPENPRELHELSIEKYACNGRNRIDRSSSLSFLDKAATKTGQTSQWMLCTVTQVEETKQMTKMIPILITTLIPSTLIVQSTTLFIKQGTTLDRRMGPHFDIPPACLTAFTTIFMLISIIVYDLAFVPMIRRYTKNPRGITLLQRLGIGLVLHIAIMVTACLAERKRLSVARENNLFGRHDTIPLCYTLILDLKILVQISFLNTDTCRFAVIFL from the exons ATGGAAGTGGTTGAAGAAAAAGGCCCTGCAAATGGGAAAGAAGATTACACTCAAGATGGTACAGTAGACCTAAAAGGTAGACCTGTTTTAAGATCGAAGACTGGACGATGGAAAGCTTGCTCCTTCATAGTAG GGTATGAAGTGTTTGAGAGGATGGCTTACTACGGGATAGCATCAAACTTAGTGATCTATCTAACAGACAAGCTCCATGAGGGAACTGTGGAATCTGCAAACAACGTTAGCAACTGGAAGGGGTTGGTGTGGATGATGCCACTTGTAGGAGCTTACATAGCCGATGCTTATTTCGGTCGCTATTGGACCTTTGTAATTGCATCATGCATTTATCTCTTG GGAATGTGTTTGTTGACTCTAGCAGTCTCAGTAACATCTTTGAGGCCACCAGAATGTGCACAAGGAGTTGCAGACCAAAATTGCCCCAGAGCGTCACCATTGCAAAGGGGTATTTTCTTCCTTGCCCTGTACATCATTGCTGTAGGAACAGGAGGAACCAAGCCCAACATTTCTACAATGGGAGCAGACCAATTTGACGAGTTCGAGCCCAAAGAGAGCACCTATAAACTTTCCTTCTTCAATTGGTGGTATTTCAGTATTTTCCTAGGTACCCTATTCTCCAACACTTTCGTAATCTACATACAAGACAGAGTGGGTTGGGCCGTAGGATATGGCCTTCCTACCATTGGACTTGCGGTTTCAGTATTGGTATTTCTGGTAGGAACTCCATTGTATAGGCATAAATTGCCCTCAGGCAGCCCTATGACTAGAATGCTACAAGTCTTTGTGGCAGCTATGAGAAAGTGGATGACACGGGTCCCAGAAAATCCAAGAGAGCTACATGAGTTAAGCATAGAAAAGTATGCATGCAACGGGAGAAATAGAATTGATCGCAGCTCTTCCTTGAG TTTCCTTGACAAAGCGGCTACAAAGACAGGCCAAACTTCACAATGGATGCTTTGTACAGTGACACAAGTTGAGGAAACcaaacaaatgacaaaaatGATTCCGATTTTGATTACAACACTTATCCCAAGCACATTGATAGTTCAATCAACTACACTCTTCATTAAACAAGGCACCACGCTAGACAGAAGAATGGGACCACATTTTGATATCCCTCCAGCATGTCTCACAGCATTTACAACTATCTTCATGCTTATAAGCATTATAGTCTATGACCTTGCTTTTGTGCCAATGATCCGGAGATACACAAAGAACCCCAGAGGGATCACACTGTTGCAGAGACTAGGAATTGGCCTAGTGTTGCACATCGCTATAATGGTCACTGCATGCTTGGCTGAAAGGAAGAGACTCAGTGTTGCAAGAGAAAACAACCTCTTTGGCCGACATGATACAATTCCCctctgttataccctgattttggacctaaaaatactcgttcaaatttcttttctaaacaCTGATACTTGTCGGTTCGctgttatttttctctga
- the LOC11440456 gene encoding protein NRT1/ PTR FAMILY 5.2, producing the protein MEVVEEKGPANGKEDYTQDGTVDLKGRPVLRSKTGRWKACSFIVGYEVFERMAYYGIASNLVIYLTNKLHQGTVEASNNVSNWAGSVWMMPLVGAYIADAYFGRYWTFVVASCIYLLGMCSLTLAVSVTSLRPPECARGVADQNCPRASPLQRGVFFLALYIVAVGTGGTKPNISTMGADQFDEFEPKERTYKLSFFNWWFFSIFLGTLFSNTFVIYIQDRVGWTVGYGLPTAGLAVSVLVFLVGTPLYRHKLPSGSPITRMLQVFVAAMRKGMTRVPEDPKELHELRIEEYASNGRNRIDRSSSLSFLDKAATKTGQTSPWMLCTVTQVEETKQMTKMIPILITTLIPSTLLVQSTTLFVKQGTTLDRRMGPHFDIPPACLTAFTTIFMLISIVVYDLAFVPMIRRYTKNPRGITLFQRLGIGLVLHIAIMVTACLAERKRLRVARENNLFGRHDTIPLTIFILLPQFALAGIADNFVEIAKLEFFYDQAPEGMKSLGTSYFTTSLGLGSFLSTFLLSIVAKITQRHGHKGWVLDNLNISRLDYYYMFMAVLSLLNFLCFLVVAKLFVYNVDVRQNKSSLEMNPATSQNSARISKNTPQQDANS; encoded by the exons ATGGAAGTGGTTGAAGAAAAAGGCCCTGCAAATGGGAAAGAAGATTACACTCAAGATGGTACAGTAGACCTAAAAGGTAGACCTGTTTTAAGATCGAAGACTGGACGATGGAAAGCTTGCTCCTTCATAGTAG GGTATGAAGTGTTTGAGAGGATGGCTTACTACGGGATAGCATCAAACTTAGTGATTTATCTAACAAACAAGCTTCATCAGGGTACTGTGGAAGCTTCAAACAACGTTAGCAACTGGGCAGGTTCGGTGTGGATGATGCCACTTGTAGGAGCTTACATTGCCGATGCTTATTTTGGCCGCTATTGGACCTTTGTAGTTGCATCATGCATTTATCTCTTG GGAATGTGTTCGTTGACTCTAGCTGTCTCAGTAACATCTTTGAGGCCACCAGAATGTGCACGAGGAGTTGCAGACCAAAATTGCCCCAGGGCGTCACCCTTGCAAAGGGGTGTATTCTTCCTTGCCCTATACATCGTTGCTGTAGGAACAGGAGGAACCAAGCCCAACATTTCTACAATGGGAGCAGACCAATTTGACGAGTTCGAGCCTAAAGAGAGGACCTATAAGCTTTCCTTCTTCAATTGGTGGttttttagcattttccttGGTACCCTTTTCTCCAACACTTTCGTAATCTACATACAAGACAGAGTCGGTTGGACCGTAGGATATGGCCTTCCTACCGCTGGGCTTGCAGTTTCAGTATTGGTGTTTCTGGTAGGAACTCCATTGTACAGGCATAAATTGCCCTCCGGCAGCCCTATAACTAGAATGCTCCAAGTCTTTGTGGCGGCTATGAGAAAGGGGATGACAAGGGTACCAGAAGATCCAAAAGAGCTACATGAGTTAAGAATAGAAGAGTATGCATCCAACGGGAGAAATAGAATTGATCGCAGCTCTTCCTTGAG TTTCCTAGACAAAGCGGCTACGAAGACAGGCCAAACTTCACCGTGGATGCTTTGTACAGTGACACAAGTTGAGGAAACcaaacaaatgacaaaaatGATACCTATTTTGATTACAACACTTATCCCAAGCACATTGCTAGTTCAATCGACAACACTCTTCGTTAAACAAGGCACCACGCTAGACAGAAGAATGGGACCACATTTTGATATCCCTCCGGCATGTCTCACGGCATTTACAACTATCTTCATGCTTATAAGCATTGTAGTGTATGACCTTGCTTTTGTGCCCATGATCCGGCGATACACAAAGAACCCCAGAGGAATCACACTGTTTCAGAGACTAGGAATTGGCCTAGTGTTGCACATTGCTATAATGGTCACTGCATGCTTGGCTGAGAGGAAGAGACTCCGTGTTGCAAGAGAAAACAACCTCTTTGGCCGGCATGATACAATTCCCCTCACTATTTTTATTCTCCTCCCTCAGTTTGCCTTGGCTGGGATTGCTGATAACTTTGTTGAAATTGCCAAGTTAGAGTTCTTCTATGATCAAGCACCAGAAGGCATGAAAAGTCTCGGAACATCATATTTTACAACCAGCTTGGGTTTAGGAAGTTTTCTAAGTACTTTCCTTCTTTCAATCGTCGCTAAAATCACCCAGAGACATGGTCACAAAGGTTGGGTTTTGGATAACCTAAACATCTCTCgtttagattattattatatgttcATGGCAGTACTAAGCTTGCTCAACTTCCTTTGCTTTCTGGTTGTTGCCAAGTTATTTGTATATAATGTTGATGTCAGACAAAacaaatcaagtttggagatgAACCCAGCTACATCTCAGAATAGTGCTAGAATAAGCAAAAATACTCCACAACAAGATGCTAACTCGTAG